One Fibrobacter sp. UWB2 DNA window includes the following coding sequences:
- a CDS encoding acyl-[acyl-carrier-protein] thioesterase — protein sequence MIDIYTLAKNPLVFQKPRTITSAYIDVSGKMGLAQTVLMVQDNITENFGAMKMDNFVVKEKGGFWVVYKAKFKFLKRPYWRDKVVTTSFPADNQLIRLNENTAITTVEGEPIIFAKQEMCCLSLDRHRPMRLSDVDFPTEGFPDAFMTDEFDRFNVKPEEYEEVYQQKVLPQHIDMSHHMNNIEYVKLALNVFSASDLELCIPSELEVHYLGESEEGQTMRVFRADHNGATYMRILDENDRAVFEMKLRMM from the coding sequence ATGATTGATATTTATACTTTGGCGAAAAATCCGCTTGTGTTCCAAAAGCCGAGAACAATAACTTCGGCTTATATTGATGTTTCTGGAAAGATGGGCCTTGCACAGACTGTGCTCATGGTCCAGGACAATATTACAGAAAATTTTGGCGCCATGAAAATGGACAATTTCGTGGTGAAAGAAAAGGGCGGCTTCTGGGTCGTTTACAAGGCGAAGTTCAAGTTCCTCAAGCGTCCGTACTGGCGCGACAAAGTCGTGACAACGTCGTTCCCGGCAGATAATCAGCTGATTCGTTTGAATGAAAATACGGCGATTACCACGGTGGAAGGCGAGCCGATTATTTTTGCAAAGCAAGAAATGTGTTGTCTGAGCTTGGATCGCCATCGCCCGATGCGCCTTTCGGATGTGGACTTCCCGACGGAAGGATTCCCGGATGCGTTTATGACGGACGAATTCGACCGCTTTAACGTGAAACCAGAAGAGTACGAAGAAGTTTATCAGCAAAAGGTGTTGCCGCAACATATCGATATGTCGCACCACATGAACAACATCGAGTACGTGAAGCTTGCGTTGAACGTGTTTAGCGCTTCGGATTTGGAACTCTGCATCCCGTCAGAGCTCGAAGTTCATTACTTGGGCGAATCCGAAGAAGGGCAGACGATGAGAGTCTTCCGTGCAGATCACAATGGCGCAACTTACATGCGAATTCTCGACGAAAATGATCGCGCCGTCTTCGAGATGAAACTCCGTATGATGTAA
- a CDS encoding YifB family Mg chelatase-like AAA ATPase: MFRRIRSYCLFGIKAVPVSVEVDASQGLPGFTLVGLPDNAVRESRERVVSAIRSIGKVVTGFRTTVNLSPADLRKEGSALDLPLAIGLLVSTGEIEVPQLDRYVFVGELSLDGLLKPVRGVLSIAMNLSTERDCILVIPRGNVQEASLVEGLRFICADSLGECVEILERNSSQDVKVAKGIASYCVDVDDKVPDFKNVVGMDGVKRALEIAAAGAHNFLLVGSPGAGKTLCAKCLPGILPEMTELEILETTRIHSCARSAGDSDEFKPVLVRPFRSPHHSASMVSLVGGGTRLLPGEASLAHNGVLFLDELPEFNRSVLEALREPMEEGEISVSRASGTVVWPARFMMGAAMNPCPCGYSMDPKRECTCLPEARKRYREKISGPLLDRIDIQVSVPPVDAAMFAVKGRGESSADIRRRVCAARAIQRERFRNLTFKSNAEMSSEYARKFAAMMPAVENFAVNAAAKMELSARGYFRLLKVARTIADLRGASAVDVVDLSEALRYRAFRG, encoded by the coding sequence TTGTTTCGCAGAATCCGTTCTTATTGCTTGTTTGGAATTAAGGCTGTTCCCGTGAGTGTAGAAGTCGATGCCTCTCAGGGACTGCCTGGTTTTACTCTTGTTGGGCTTCCGGACAATGCGGTAAGGGAATCTCGAGAGCGTGTCGTTTCGGCGATACGTTCTATCGGGAAAGTGGTGACCGGTTTCCGTACAACGGTGAATCTGTCGCCGGCGGATCTGCGAAAGGAGGGGAGTGCATTAGACCTTCCGCTAGCGATAGGCTTGCTTGTTTCGACTGGGGAGATTGAAGTCCCTCAGTTGGATCGCTATGTCTTTGTGGGTGAACTTTCATTGGATGGTTTGTTGAAGCCTGTCCGTGGAGTGTTATCCATCGCAATGAATTTGTCTACAGAACGTGACTGTATTCTCGTTATTCCGCGCGGGAATGTGCAGGAAGCTTCGCTGGTGGAAGGTCTTCGTTTTATTTGTGCGGATTCGCTTGGCGAATGTGTTGAAATTCTGGAGCGCAATTCCAGTCAAGATGTGAAAGTTGCAAAAGGGATTGCGTCGTACTGCGTAGATGTTGATGATAAAGTACCTGATTTTAAAAATGTGGTGGGGATGGATGGAGTAAAGCGTGCTCTTGAAATTGCTGCAGCTGGTGCGCATAACTTCTTGCTAGTGGGCTCACCTGGTGCGGGCAAGACTCTTTGTGCGAAATGCTTGCCGGGAATCCTCCCTGAAATGACTGAATTGGAAATTTTGGAAACGACGCGAATTCATTCGTGTGCTCGAAGTGCAGGAGATTCTGACGAGTTTAAACCTGTGCTTGTAAGACCGTTCCGTTCGCCGCATCATTCGGCGTCTATGGTTTCGCTTGTGGGCGGTGGCACTAGGCTCTTGCCGGGTGAGGCGAGCTTGGCGCATAACGGCGTGTTGTTTTTAGATGAACTTCCCGAGTTCAATCGGAGTGTTTTGGAAGCGTTGCGCGAGCCGATGGAAGAAGGAGAAATCTCGGTCAGTCGTGCAAGTGGGACTGTGGTGTGGCCCGCGCGGTTTATGATGGGCGCTGCAATGAATCCGTGCCCTTGTGGCTATTCAATGGACCCTAAACGCGAGTGTACCTGCTTGCCCGAAGCGCGTAAACGTTATCGTGAAAAAATCTCGGGACCGCTATTGGACCGTATCGATATCCAGGTGAGTGTGCCGCCTGTAGATGCGGCAATGTTTGCTGTAAAAGGGCGAGGGGAGTCGTCTGCCGATATTCGTAGGCGCGTGTGTGCGGCTCGTGCTATTCAGCGGGAACGCTTTCGCAATTTGACTTTTAAGTCCAATGCCGAGATGTCTTCGGAATACGCTCGGAAATTTGCGGCGATGATGCCTGCCGTAGAAAACTTTGCGGTAAATGCCGCTGCTAAAATGGAATTGAGTGCGCGCGGATATTTTAGGTTGTTAAAAGTCGCGCGCACGATTGCTGACCTGCGCGGCGCCTCCGCCGTAGACGTCGTGGACCTCTCCGAAGCTTTGCGCTACCGCGCCTTTAGAGGCTAG
- the folB gene encoding dihydroneopterin aldolase, producing MVMEQGRIRLKDVQFDCIVGILPYERENEQPIILNLTLWLDFAKAAETEDLNESIDYAKLAEELKGFIRLSCFKLVETLVVKTAEYVLEHYPKATAVEVSVAKPQAVPGCLGAEASVKISRQ from the coding sequence ATGGTAATGGAACAAGGGCGAATCCGGCTCAAAGACGTTCAATTTGACTGCATCGTTGGTATACTCCCCTACGAACGCGAAAACGAGCAGCCAATAATCTTGAACCTGACTCTTTGGTTGGACTTCGCTAAAGCTGCAGAAACTGAAGATTTAAACGAATCTATCGACTATGCAAAGTTGGCGGAAGAACTAAAAGGGTTCATCCGCCTTTCTTGTTTCAAGCTGGTCGAGACGCTTGTCGTAAAGACCGCAGAATACGTCTTGGAACATTATCCCAAAGCAACCGCAGTCGAAGTCTCTGTTGCAAAGCCCCAAGCCGTCCCCGGTTGCCTCGGCGCCGAAGCAAGCGTGAAAATCAGTAGACAGTAG
- a CDS encoding lipoprotein — protein sequence MKKFLSISLIFAVLVLSGCAILTGTRMRPIVLGQMLIYVRVSTAKAYIATEMPEKLEIDTPYNVNFPFYYKNAVHDTTKGIASVTLFNEDLEMGFILASYSKAVQNNPEVFQNDISDSLKTTRIFTAYDEFFKDCTNENLIDAGYNSEKKVYTQMLQNNT from the coding sequence ATGAAAAAGTTTTTATCCATTTCGCTTATTTTCGCGGTACTAGTACTTTCTGGTTGCGCCATTCTGACGGGGACAAGAATGCGCCCCATCGTTCTTGGACAGATGCTCATCTACGTCCGTGTATCAACAGCAAAAGCATATATTGCGACAGAAATGCCTGAGAAACTCGAAATAGACACCCCATACAACGTCAACTTCCCTTTTTATTACAAAAACGCTGTTCATGACACCACTAAAGGAATCGCCTCCGTTACGTTATTTAACGAAGATTTAGAAATGGGTTTCATACTCGCTTCATACAGCAAAGCTGTACAAAACAATCCTGAAGTTTTCCAAAACGACATAAGCGATTCATTAAAGACGACCAGAATTTTCACCGCTTACGATGAATTTTTCAAAGATTGTACAAATGAAAACCTTATCGATGCTGGCTATAATTCCGAAAAAAAAGTATACACACAGATGCTACAAAATAACACATGA
- a CDS encoding arabinofuranosidase catalytic domain-containing protein: MNTNTSFKVVALLAATAVVSNANEGPCDIYAKAKTPCVAAHSLTRALYSSYSGNLYQVRRADGQTKDIPVETMGGYVKSSVQDDFCAGSKCTISIIYDQSSYKNDLKKSPPVYWLKEGAKEADANRAPIYISGRKAYGFYRDAWSATGYRNNNTKGVATGDEEESMYMVVDGRHYNDLCCFNYGNAETTGNDDGPGTMECIYFGSDKDWGGPGQGNGPWVAADLEDGVFKGNDAGWQWGKTHTTPWPDALSIEADYVTAMLKGPNDGTFKLKGGSAQKGTLNTMWDGPRKRGYSPRKLQGAIVLGNGGDGSDGGAGTFFEGVMTIGNPPDSVDDLVQANIVAAGYGSKIDISKKVEIEPFKDTLTIPGKIEVENYDKGGNGRGFLDSDIENENNLYREDNAGLDSAGDAIIYGWGYANDWLRYTIKVSKNDSLDITARVSSPSDSTFFSILVDDKDIAKIMVPNTGDWKNFETVTTTVPAITAGDHVLKIRIDKPYFNLDWIEFTAAKEKTALPQFSQRTNSSQAYSVYDVLGNRVTSFQASESSMQNFWDKARVNLPGGIYVIKTNNKTIRISNTK, from the coding sequence ATGAATACCAACACATCATTCAAGGTTGTAGCCTTGTTGGCGGCTACAGCCGTAGTTTCTAATGCTAACGAAGGCCCATGCGACATTTACGCAAAGGCAAAAACACCATGCGTTGCCGCCCACAGCTTGACACGCGCGCTCTACTCCAGCTACAGCGGGAACCTCTACCAAGTCCGCAGAGCCGATGGACAAACCAAGGACATTCCAGTCGAGACCATGGGAGGTTATGTCAAATCTTCCGTGCAAGACGATTTCTGTGCAGGCTCCAAATGCACAATTTCAATCATTTACGATCAGAGCAGCTACAAGAACGATTTGAAGAAATCGCCACCAGTCTATTGGCTAAAAGAAGGCGCCAAGGAAGCGGACGCCAACAGAGCCCCGATTTACATCAGCGGGCGCAAGGCTTACGGATTCTATCGCGACGCCTGGTCCGCTACCGGTTACCGCAATAACAACACCAAAGGTGTAGCCACCGGAGACGAAGAAGAATCCATGTACATGGTGGTTGATGGCAGGCATTACAACGACTTGTGCTGTTTCAACTACGGAAACGCAGAAACGACCGGTAACGATGACGGCCCGGGAACTATGGAATGCATCTACTTCGGAAGCGACAAGGACTGGGGCGGTCCAGGACAAGGAAACGGTCCGTGGGTTGCCGCCGACTTGGAAGACGGCGTATTCAAGGGAAACGATGCTGGTTGGCAATGGGGCAAGACCCATACGACACCGTGGCCGGACGCACTTTCTATTGAAGCAGACTATGTAACCGCCATGCTCAAAGGCCCGAACGACGGGACGTTCAAGCTCAAAGGCGGCAGTGCTCAAAAAGGAACCCTCAACACCATGTGGGACGGCCCGCGCAAAAGAGGCTACAGCCCGCGCAAATTGCAAGGCGCCATTGTCCTCGGCAACGGCGGTGACGGCAGCGATGGCGGCGCAGGAACGTTCTTTGAAGGCGTGATGACCATCGGAAACCCGCCCGATTCTGTGGATGATTTGGTACAAGCAAATATTGTCGCCGCCGGTTACGGAAGTAAAATTGACATTTCTAAAAAAGTCGAAATTGAACCATTCAAGGACACGCTTACTATCCCTGGAAAAATTGAAGTCGAGAACTATGATAAAGGCGGAAACGGTCGCGGCTTCCTAGACAGCGATATCGAAAACGAAAACAACCTGTACCGCGAAGACAATGCAGGCCTCGACAGCGCAGGCGACGCCATTATTTACGGCTGGGGTTATGCCAACGATTGGCTGCGTTATACGATAAAAGTCTCCAAAAACGATTCGCTCGACATTACCGCACGCGTATCGTCGCCAAGCGATAGCACTTTCTTCTCCATTCTCGTCGATGATAAGGATATCGCCAAAATCATGGTGCCAAACACCGGCGATTGGAAAAACTTTGAAACAGTCACTACAACCGTGCCTGCAATTACAGCAGGCGACCATGTACTCAAAATTCGAATAGACAAGCCATACTTCAATCTTGACTGGATTGAATTTACAGCGGCAAAAGAAAAAACAGCTTTACCACAATTCAGCCAGCGCACAAATTCATCGCAAGCCTACTCCGTCTATGATGTCCTTGGAAACCGCGTGACCTCATTCCAAGCAAGCGAAAGCTCTATGCAAAACTTTTGGGATAAAGCTCGTGTAAATCTACCAGGTGGCATTTACGTCATCAAGACCAATAACAAAACAATTCGAATTTCAAATACAAAATAA
- a CDS encoding carbohydrate-binding family 9-like protein: MLLKPNMKWTANQEIIHPMVTAEFSQTPNNVVVKFTVEEPVDCYRAAVQEDNGRSWEDSCVEIFLQNPANPAEYFNFETTSRGFVLAARGKDRNNRQTLPLEDIAKIKRSGTAPSIQDDSVYWTMSIEIPAEIFGIKSFDAPLRGNLYKCADKANTPHYLSAFRIETEKPDFHRPEFFDIL; this comes from the coding sequence ATGCTTTTAAAACCGAATATGAAATGGACGGCCAACCAGGAAATTATTCATCCGATGGTCACTGCCGAGTTTTCGCAAACGCCCAATAACGTCGTCGTCAAATTTACCGTCGAAGAGCCCGTGGACTGCTACCGCGCCGCCGTTCAAGAAGACAACGGACGCAGCTGGGAAGATTCCTGCGTGGAAATCTTTTTGCAGAACCCCGCAAACCCAGCCGAATATTTCAACTTCGAAACGACAAGCCGAGGATTCGTGCTTGCCGCCCGTGGAAAAGACCGCAATAACAGACAAACTCTTCCACTCGAAGATATCGCAAAAATCAAGCGTTCGGGAACAGCGCCAAGCATTCAGGACGATTCCGTCTACTGGACAATGTCGATTGAAATTCCCGCCGAGATTTTTGGCATTAAATCGTTTGATGCGCCACTCCGCGGAAACCTCTACAAGTGCGCCGATAAAGCAAACACGCCCCATTACCTAAGCGCGTTCCGCATAGAAACAGAAAAACCGGACTTTCACCGTCCGGAGTTCTTTGATATTTTGTAA
- a CDS encoding SpoVG family protein, giving the protein MAEKTEKKTSSIPAMSPAFDCLAVTNVQVYPFKEGANLGHMKGVATIVLNDQIQIRGLRVMDGENGMFVGYPIDTFYKGEDYRTVCLPITRQLREHIENCVLEKYQAAVA; this is encoded by the coding sequence ATGGCTGAAAAAACTGAAAAGAAAACATCGAGTATCCCTGCAATGTCCCCTGCATTTGATTGCCTTGCCGTGACGAATGTGCAAGTCTATCCGTTCAAGGAAGGGGCAAATCTTGGCCACATGAAAGGTGTGGCGACAATTGTGCTGAACGATCAAATCCAGATTCGCGGGCTCCGTGTGATGGATGGCGAAAACGGTATGTTTGTGGGCTACCCGATTGATACGTTCTACAAGGGTGAAGATTATCGCACCGTGTGCTTGCCGATTACTCGCCAGTTGCGCGAACACATCGAAAATTGCGTGCTTGAAAAGTATCAGGCCGCAGTAGCATAA
- a CDS encoding pseudouridine synthase, giving the protein MSTVIIFNKPFGVLSQFTPEAGHSALDSFGFPPGVYAAGRLDHDSEGALLLTDNGKLIKKLLDPKYEHPRTYLAQVDGQITEEAVRKLAKGVDIKGYHTKPCKAEIVEAPKWIWERNPPVRFRANIPTSWVKLTLIEGKNRQVRHMTAAVGFPTLRLVRVQIGNIPLGKLKPGEWRIVTDKVI; this is encoded by the coding sequence ATGTCTACCGTTATTATTTTCAATAAGCCTTTTGGTGTTTTGAGCCAGTTCACCCCCGAAGCGGGCCATTCCGCCCTCGATAGCTTCGGATTTCCGCCAGGAGTGTACGCCGCAGGTCGCCTCGACCATGATAGCGAAGGCGCTTTGCTCCTGACTGATAACGGCAAGCTCATCAAAAAACTTTTGGACCCGAAATACGAGCACCCGCGCACATACCTCGCGCAAGTGGACGGTCAAATCACCGAAGAAGCCGTCCGTAAGCTCGCCAAAGGCGTAGACATCAAGGGCTACCACACCAAGCCCTGCAAAGCTGAAATTGTCGAAGCCCCGAAATGGATTTGGGAACGCAATCCGCCGGTACGTTTCCGCGCAAACATTCCCACGAGCTGGGTAAAGCTCACGCTCATTGAAGGCAAGAACCGCCAAGTCCGTCACATGACTGCAGCCGTAGGCTTCCCCACGCTCCGCCTTGTCCGCGTGCAAATCGGAAACATCCCGCTTGGCAAATTAAAGCCAGGCGAATGGCGCATCGTCACAGACAAAGTTATTTAA
- the pgk gene encoding phosphoglycerate kinase, with translation MAKLSIEDLELAGKRVFIRVDFNVPQDKVTGEITNTKRIEAALPTIQYALDHGAAVVLASHLGRPNGEKNMKYTLAPVAKKLEELIKKPVKFLSDCVGPEVEAACAAIKPGEIILLENLRFHIEEEGKRKIKNADGTETKEKADKEAVKAFRASLTKLADVYVNDAFGTAHRDHSSMTGVELPQRAAGFLMNKELKAFDQVLNNPPRPFLAILGGAKVADKIQLINNLLDKADKIIIGGGMAFTFKKVLNNIEIGSSLFDEEGAKLVPDLMAKAKAAGKEIILPVDYIAADKFAADAATKAVTDAEGIPAGWMGLDVGAESTKLFVNAIKSAKTIVWNGPAGVFEFEAFEKATKAMADAIVEATAAGAITVIGGGDTATAAKKYGADKKVTHTSTGGGASLELLEGKVLPGVAFLTDK, from the coding sequence ATGGCAAAGCTTTCTATCGAAGATCTCGAACTCGCCGGCAAGCGCGTGTTCATCCGTGTCGACTTCAACGTTCCGCAGGACAAGGTGACTGGCGAAATCACCAACACCAAGCGTATCGAAGCCGCTCTCCCGACCATCCAGTACGCTCTCGATCACGGTGCAGCCGTCGTGCTCGCTTCTCACCTGGGTCGTCCGAATGGCGAAAAGAACATGAAGTACACGCTCGCTCCGGTTGCCAAGAAGCTCGAAGAACTCATCAAGAAGCCGGTGAAGTTCCTCTCCGACTGCGTGGGTCCTGAAGTCGAAGCTGCCTGCGCCGCTATCAAGCCGGGTGAAATCATCCTCCTCGAAAACCTCCGCTTCCACATCGAAGAAGAAGGCAAGCGCAAGATCAAGAACGCCGATGGCACCGAAACTAAGGAAAAGGCCGACAAGGAAGCCGTGAAGGCCTTCCGTGCAAGCCTCACCAAGCTCGCTGACGTCTATGTGAACGACGCTTTCGGTACCGCTCACCGCGACCACTCTTCCATGACTGGTGTTGAACTGCCGCAGCGCGCTGCTGGTTTCCTCATGAACAAGGAACTCAAGGCATTCGACCAGGTGCTCAACAATCCTCCGCGTCCGTTCCTCGCCATCCTCGGCGGTGCAAAGGTCGCTGACAAGATCCAGCTCATCAACAACCTCCTCGACAAGGCCGACAAGATCATCATCGGCGGTGGCATGGCTTTCACCTTCAAGAAGGTTTTGAACAACATCGAAATTGGTTCTTCTTTGTTTGACGAAGAAGGTGCCAAGCTCGTTCCGGATCTCATGGCTAAGGCTAAGGCTGCTGGCAAGGAAATCATCCTCCCGGTTGACTACATCGCAGCTGACAAGTTCGCTGCCGACGCTGCCACGAAGGCTGTCACTGACGCCGAAGGCATTCCGGCTGGATGGATGGGCCTCGATGTGGGTGCTGAATCCACCAAGCTCTTCGTGAATGCAATCAAGTCTGCAAAGACCATCGTTTGGAACGGTCCTGCAGGCGTGTTCGAATTCGAAGCCTTCGAAAAGGCTACCAAGGCTATGGCTGACGCTATCGTCGAAGCTACCGCTGCTGGCGCAATCACCGTTATCGGTGGTGGCGATACCGCTACGGCTGCCAAGAAGTACGGCGCAGACAAGAAGGTGACCCACACCTCTACGGGTGGTGGCGCTTCCCTCGAATTGCTCGAAGGTAAGGTGCTTCCGGGCGTTGCTTTCCTCACTGACAAGTAA
- a CDS encoding GIY-YIG nuclease family protein: protein MQKKGFTYILFNKKNGTLYVGVTSDLKKRVLEHKSKIIPGFTKKYNVDKLGYFEELTSIRFAIEREKKLKRLHRCDKIRLIESVNSEWKDLFELMA from the coding sequence ATGCAAAAGAAAGGTTTTACATATATCTTATTCAATAAAAAGAATGGAACTCTTTATGTTGGAGTGACTTCTGATTTGAAAAAGCGGGTCTTAGAGCATAAGTCTAAAATCATTCCTGGATTCACGAAAAAATATAATGTGGATAAATTAGGTTATTTTGAAGAGCTAACATCAATTCGCTTTGCTATAGAAAGGGAGAAAAAATTAAAGCGATTGCATCGGTGCGATAAAATAAGATTAATTGAATCTGTTAATTCCGAATGGAAAGATCTTTTTGAATTGATGGCTTAG